The Gossypium hirsutum isolate 1008001.06 chromosome A03, Gossypium_hirsutum_v2.1, whole genome shotgun sequence genome contains the following window.
ATTTTTGTTATCTTTGTATATATTACCCGTTGTCAAGCTTTGTCATCAGATACCTCAGAATAGAAATTTTTGAGTATCTTTTTAACCCTTCTTGCATCGCATCTTCTTCCTATATATgcttaaacttgacaattgtaTTTGTTCGAGTTTAATCTTCTTCGTTGTATTAGATTAGGTCAAGGCAAAAAATTTCTCAACTCTAATATTGAATATACAAACTCGACAATTATAAATATCGAATCTAAACAAATTCTTCTGTATtaatgttaaatattttatttatatgtataatataaatatatacatttcaCCCTTACTATAGTTAATTACCCACTTGTCCTtcaactatttatttattttcattggGTTTGAATTTAGAATTATTATGAATCGAGTTAAGATGGGTCCGATTATATATAGAAACAATATAATACATGATAACCTTAACTCTCTCTGAAAAGGAAGTAATCTAGCTGCACCTTCCAGTACAACTATCTTATTATGACTTTACTCCAATCACTAGTCTTGTCTTTGACATCCCCAACCCCATATATATGTcatgttagtaattaattaatttttttaaattctaaaatttatagaatattattataattttaataattaaataaattttatattttttaattttaaaaaataattatttgtgtgGCATACACATGTATTGCTATATGGAAATCACATGGAAACCACGTCAATACATTGTTAAAAGATAGGAAaggttaaatttttttccaaacccAGACGTCATTttccaaatttaatatttttattcatgcAGTGTTTATAAATTGATCACCTCCGCACAGTCCTTCCGCCATATTTTCTTTGCCAAAATGTGTTCCAAATACAAGGCCATCGCCTCCTGCATCATCATCGTCTTCCTCCTCGTCTTCACATTTTCTTCTTGTGCTTCAGCCGCCCGCCCTCAACCTGCAGCTCCATACGCACATCATGCCGCTCCAATCAAAGTTCAATACCTGGTATttgtaaatacatataaaaatctCTCTCCTTTTACTTCCTGCTCATCATCAAGACATCAACAAgtgtttatataattaatttgttgAAGGAAGGGAAAGTCTTCTTTTGATTTGATTCTTTGATTTGCAGGTTGAAGAAGATAGCTGCGATGGGATAGAGGAAGAAGAATGCTTGATGAGAAGAACACTTGCAGCTCACCTTGATTACATCTACACCCAGAAGAACACCAACCCCTGATTTTCACTTCCCACCTCCACGCTTTTACTTTACATATACATGAATATGTGTATCATGTTCGATCTTTagttttggatgtttttattatatatgtactgAATAAGCTTAGTGTTTGATTCTTCTATTCATGTCGGTCAACCTTTCTGGTTGTGAGCTCTGTAATACGTATGTTCATGTGTCCCCGTTATATTCtctctataatatatataaatagcaACATTATCGTAGCaccattttacatatatattttacatacacaaacaattatattaaatatatacattgaattaaaatcaaagtttaatatatatacttgaatcataatcaaagttcatgtattgaattgcatattaaaataaagttcatGTGTGGTTTCGATAATTGATGCTATGCTTGCCAGTAAACCAAGTaatatatacattaaataaaCATTTGATACACTGGTAAGGCTTAATCAATTGTTATTGTGTAGGCTCATTAAGGGATAAATGTTGATCACAAGTTTTAAAACTGCTCTATACTTAGGGCGAGGATCAAACTTCTGACTACTAGTTAAGATAAGAGAAATCTTTACTATCTCACCCAACTCCCGTAGttggaatttgattattttaacaaaatgagaatAATATATAGTAAATAAAAAAGGTAGACTAGGTGAATGCCTGACTTTTTCCATCTTCGCATTGAATTATCCTTCGGTTGTTTCTTCTCTAGCACCAATGTAATAAACAAGAGCTAAATCCTCAATTTTGGGGTGCATAAAATccggtaaaaaaattaaataaatgtacttaattgctaaaatacaaaataagGTCATCTTTATTCTTTCATCATTGGGTCATTAATTTGCAAGTAAAAACAAGGATTAATTAATAACCAGGCAAacattaatttagtttaaattagcAAACATCatcattaattttataaatgtatAAAGAAAATTATCTTCGATCACTTCAGTTTTAGATTTCAAGAGCGTATACTCGGATTTTCAGTATCGGTACTCATATTGAGTTTCGATTAAATTTAGAGTCGAGCCAAATCGAACTCTTAAAACGAGGGACAAAGTTTTCCCAAAACTATTTTCTCCTTTTACATTACTCAAACTCAAAACATTACTTAAGAGACATTAGCTGGTATATAtcttttaaaatgtataaatatgaaGTATTATTGGAAAAATCTTTGCTATGGTTTAGTCCCGTAGACCCTATATGTGAAGGAATGTACATTGGACTTGGACCATATTGCAATAAAATCTTGTTTCATGGACCAAATTAAACTAATTGTAAATGCAGTTGGTACATTTATAAAGACCCATCTTCTTCAGCCACATAAAGTCACAGAGCTAACAGGCTCTTGCTCTTATCTATTTTAGGGTCGAAAATgaataatttgattgttatataTATCAACCATCCAATTGAGAGACCATAATTGCTATGGCAACCATAGCCACAAGTGCTTCAAAGTTGATTGTTATTTATCATACTAGTTTTTTTCTGCATCGATTCATCGTAtaaatgtattaattaaaataggTTTAAATACTCATCTAACTTCTAAATTTGTCCCTCTTGATACTTTTTATAACACCGTTAAATTTAGCACATGTGTCAATTAACAATTTGTTGTGTCAATTAATATTAATAGAATTTCATGAAGATGAAGATTGGATTCCAAAATTTGTGTTTGATTTTAATGTATTtcgatttataatttttttaaatttttttgtttaattttttttaattttataatttttaatataaaaataatatttttgtttaatttaatttttgtaattttttaaaattttaattcatgtataaattatttatgattatttataatttttagattttttatttttttatgaaaaatcgaATTATCACATCATCAATGACACGTGGCACAGTCTTAGAGTGCCACAAGTGCAAAACTTAATGTTGTTAAAAAAGTACTAAAAACTCTTGACAAAATAAAAATTCAGgtaccaatttgaaaaaaaaataatcacAAGTATCAATTTGAGAGAAAGTAACAAATTCAAGGGTTAAATAAGTATTTAAGccataattttatcttttatatatatattttgtaaaatatgATAAA
Protein-coding sequences here:
- the LOC107888135 gene encoding phytosulfokines, which translates into the protein MCSKYKAIASCIIIVFLLVFTFSSCASAARPQPAAPYAHHAAPIKVQYLVEEDSCDGIEEEECLMRRTLAAHLDYIYTQKNTNP